TTTGCTTTAACGGAGAAACAGTAGAATTTAGTGTCACGTTCTTAATCATTGCGTTTTTTAGCCACATGACTCTCGTTTTCAAGCAAACTTGCGACGAGATTTCCTCCcgtctccaaaaaaaaaagtttgattttgattATTCAACCGCCGCCTTTTTGGGCAATTCAATAAGAGGACATTGACTTGACATTCCAaaataaacactttttttttttttttttttttttttttttaaaaaaaaaaaaaaaaaatttttgtccaaaatgAATGGGAGAATATTATATGTGCTCTTATTTATGGTATTTGTTATGAAAAAAttcttcatataaaaaaaaaaaaaaatgtgacatgGGCTGTGAATGATTTGTTAGATAGTTGAGTTTCACGGGTTGCTGATTTTCTGAGTTAGTTGGGGAAAACTTTATCAAAAATCTTTCGGtagtattttgtaatttttttaattattattgttagaatataaattaaatgattaaattcatattttttttatccgtttaaatttttaaaataagtaatgatTTGACAAGATAACATGTGTTTTCCTTAAAATTCTTCGAATGTGTGATTCTTCTAGAATTGAATACTGAATGATCGGGATCTATGACTTAGTTGCTTGACAATGCAATTGCTCATTTGGGATTACATTGTGTTAATTATTGTGTTTTTAGGAAATTTAAAAACTCCATATTGTTACTCATAAACTTATCTATTTTGCACTCTTTGGTTACTTTTTTCGGTGTAATTTGGTGAGGGAGACTTGGATGCCTCGAGGGTAAATTAATATTACTTGTACGTCTCATTcttggtcttattattattattattattgaatttaatcTCGCATTTTGTTCATTCAAGAAAAATTATGTAGCAGAATGCTCATCGCAGACAATATCGAGAATACAATGAACAGCTTTCCTTTCTCCTTATATATGCACTTATTCATCCATAAAAGTAAACGCTACCCTAACTAATCTATTAGCTGTTTCATTAGCTTCTCTTCTGACATGGGTCACCCTTACACTATTCAACACTCACCTGACATCATCGATCAGTtagccatatatatatgttctaatTCTTCTCATCCTTCTGTAATGCATGCATTATTTGGAGAGCATCATCTTCGAGTACGTTCCACCTTTTGCACTTTCAATTCCGTTATAAAATATACTACTATAGGAGCCCACAAACCAGCAGTGGCTTCAGTAAAAACCAGATcactaatatatttttttggagtTGACACCGTTCACAACACTTCTCCCGTATGATTTCTCTCTTCTAACCCATGGTTGGCCTTCTACATTTTTTTGTACTTCTAAAAAAAAGGAGGGTATTTTTGAGAGTTTGACATCTAGGTGCCATTGCAAAATTTTGAAACATAAAAACCCAATATTGtaactttttgaaatttaagaatACGAGGATaattaaaagtaataaaatattaagaaagTAAGTAAGTGAAGTTACTCCGTTTAATCAATATTCGGTCCCAAGGAGAAGAATGATGTATCTAGTTCAAGTTATAGTTCCGGTTCAAACCCGGCACAGTTACGGCGTTACAGATGATCATAATCTTCAAACGTGTTTGTTCAATGAGGTTGACGTCTAGAGGTAGGATGGGGTTGGGTCAGTCCTCCTCAACAACAACTAGGAGCCTAGCAACCTCTGAAAGGTCATTTTTACATGTCAAAATCAGATGTTGTATTTCTTTCTATGGGCCTCAACTTTTGGCTAGCTTTGTTGTTTGTTCACCAACCAAATGAACAGGATGGATCCTTTTGAACAACCTGTTATATAATCGGAAAGCGTTAAGTTGATGATAAAATACACGGATGGTTCGAGCGGACGTTAAAAGTAGGACTAAGCAAGGAAGACAGTGAGTAAAGAATCGAAATGGATGCTTGAACTCTAAAAAGGTTTGGTGCTGCTCGTATGTTATATAGAAGATGCGTACTTATAAATCTGATCGTATTAGAGCTTGCCGAGAAGCACTTGAGAAGCACTTGATTCTATGATGAGTGGAAGAACAATACCTAAGCATGAGGATGCTAATTTCAATTGATTAGCAGGAGCAAACAGGCTAAGCAAATCAATTGGGTTTTGGCTCCACAAGTGAGATGGCAACAACTAGGCACTAGGCAACATAGCATGGAAGACAAAGTGGGGGCAGTAGGGATTTGATTTAGGTGCGGTACGGTTCCCACAgacacaaagaaaagaaagaccaATGTATTGATCACGAACAGCATTCCCACGAGGttgggggtggggtgggggggggggggggggcggggccGGGCCGGCACGTAGCGGCCGTATGTGGTTGGTTGGGTGGCTTGTCAGAGGACACCATCTCTAAACCTTGTGCTACTcacccaaaataataatagtaatagtaattaaaaaaaaaaaaaagaaaaaaaaaagggatattGTAGGAAGGTTGGTTATAATAAGGATTTCATGCAATGAAATTGTTTATTGTACAATGTAATTAATGGTTTGGTTGCTCGAACATATATTTAAACAGTCTGAAGATGtgattttgaattgtttgaacACCACCTGATCGAGTAGATTAGGGCTTGAAAGCCTTTTTCAAATGCTTACAATGGACAACCTCAACCTATCCAATATCCTCATCTAATTGAAGAGGTTGGtagcagaatatatatattttagtttagGTGTGCTTTCGTTTGGAGAGGTTGTTTTTATTGTTGTGGTAGTTGCTCACTTTGTCCAAGGTTGATGTACTGATAATAGGGGTTGGGAATTTTTTGGTCATAGGAAAAGAAGGAAAGCAAAGGAAATGTTGTTGAATTGATtggatttttatatttttttaataaaaaaaaaaaaaaaaaaaaaattgtttcgtTTTTCTCTCCATGGTCTATTTAgatatctattttttatttgtcgGGGGGTTCTATAATTCAAAATGAAGACTATATTTCATTgactttgaaaaatatgaacccacacataaatcatatatataaatcccggagatttttttttttgttttttccacaAAACAAAGCCTGATGAGGATGAGGATGACGCGTGCATAGATGTCTCCTTGTTTTTGTCTATGGCTTTTATTATGGAGTGCTAATCCATCTACACCCATTTGGATTTGTGCGTCTCCatcttgcttaaaaaaaattgatacaatTTAAGAGTTGTGCAACTCCTGGTCCCACATTGTACGATATCTTAGAGACAATTAGTCAACTTAATCAGagattgtttattattttttttttttaaaaataaaaaaaaaaaaaaaaaaaaaaatcagaggtTGTTTAACCTACAAAGCAACCCGAAATTTTTACTAGTCTACATGGATTTGGTTGAGAACATGGAGAATACAAAAGCCAATGAGAAGATGGATGGTGGCTAGCACGTTCAAGTGTTGTTAATTTTCTCAAAGGTTATATCAGTACACTAACTAGTCACCTTCTTACTCTTGAGCATCTCAGCTCTTTCCCCATGCAAATAGTCTAATAGGCTACTACTTTTTTGATTGACCAATTTATCACACATATTTCACACCAGCAACCGTGGCTCACTCATCAGTCGCACTTTCATGTGCTCCATGCTCGGGTTTCTTGTGCAGGCCATTGTAACCGGACAAGGGCCTTTGGAGAGCCTCACTGATCATCTTGCTGACACTCTGAACAATAATTCCTGGGCTTCTGCAAAGTGTGGACACCAATTCATGAACAAAAATTGCAGTAGCTACTTAATCTTTTGCCTATACATAACATAAGCTCGTAcaaatatttaatcaatttATTAGCCTCTAATCATCCAAAATTGACATACAAATTACTCTTACAGAGAAACATATATCAAGCTGTGCGGCTTAGATTTGCACAAGTCAATCTAGTATCCCAAAATTGATAACCAATACATAATTTGAGGTGTGATTGCTAGGAGATGAGGCCTTGTTGCTTCCTAGATGGGCTAGTGTTCACTTGTAATCAAGAGAGAAGTTTCGTAAGGGGTAGGAAACTTGTATCTTAGCTGCAGATTTTAAAACTAACCAAGATGGCTGTTGAAGACCCTTCTCACTCTAGATTGTCATTCTGTCAGTCATGAGCAATGAATGTTTGCTGTAACAAGGTAATGCTGAAAAGATCAGCTCTCCTGTCAAAAGCTTTCATCTAAACCAgtaaacaaaatcacaaaaaaacaaagaaaaaataagcgCTTCATTCTCCCCCGTCCATTTCACAGATTCCAGTGAACTCAAGGATTTGCATCCCTCTTCCAGCTACAGCAATCTGATAATGGTTTCTGGATAAGAGATGAAAAACATCATGTGAATGaacaacaaaataatttatCAGAATAATAATTGCAGAATGTCAAATGATTCCCTAAAGGGACTCACCTGCCACAGACTCTAGCATCCAACGCTTCTGGCTCTGGCACACTAATGACTAGATACGCATGCTCAGTTAGTTTACCATGTTTTCCGAGAAGCCAGCATCTAACACACTGATCAAGACCCGTAGAGAACACCCAAGAGCCATCCGTCCAAACACCTTCATGAAATCAAAcccaattttgatattttagtaGTGAGAATTCCTCAACAAAAGACATGCCCAGAAGTTCAAAAAGGTTCATATTTTTCCTTGGCAATCACCAAATACCAATCGCCATAAAAGATATTTGGTACTGAAATATTTCTGAATATGAAGTTATCAGTCAATAAGGCATTAAAGAAATCACCAGCAACTAAAAGGAAGAAACAAATGTTCATGGCGATTTATAATGATAAAAAAGTTTTTTGAACGATTCTTAGCAAGGATAGGTTAAGGAAGCATGATTTCAAACAAATACATTCAACACTTTGCTCACTTCTAACAGAAGAACCTACAACAGAACTGGAAATTCAAGTTCAAGAAATCATTGGTTTACCTTTTATGGCAGAGCTGTGAGCTGATGCAATTTTCTCATGATATAAGAATTCGATACTAAAATTCTCATTCTTGTTTTCTCCATGAGTAACAAGGTTCCTTATCCTTTCAAGGCCACTAAATGAACTTCTGATGCTTGGTGTCATAAAATCATTACCCACGACTTTTGCTATCGGAGAAATTTCAAATCTGAGATAGTTAAGTGCTTGATCATCACCCCCGCTTATTATGTTGAACAGAAAACCACTGGGAGGACTTTGACAATCTCTTATATCTGAAACATGAAGACAATTGACGCCAGATTGATGTACATTATTTAGAACATGTAAAGGCCTTATTTCACATATATCGGGTGAGTACTCATCTATATTCACTTCTGACTTAACGGAAGCAGTCCTTATAGCATTTGAACAAGCTGTGGGACTACTTTCAGAATCATTTATTAACAATTCTGCTCCATTTGTAACATGGTTCAgcatattgtgatttgttccatCTCCAGCTTTTGCGGTGACTGAACCACTGCCTGGTCTTCTCTTAGATAGACTACTGCTTAATGATCTCCACCATCGCCCTCCCTGACTTCCCCTACCTGTGCGTGGCCGTCTCTGACAATCAATGAAGTTTTCTACCTTAAGAGTTGAAAGCCGCCGCATAAAAGCTTCAACAGCTCCACTCAGATCCCAGAAGGCAATACTACCATCAGTAGCTCCACTAAACACAATATACGCACTTCCTTTCTGAATGTTCTCTGTGAATCAATGAGTCCGGACATTAGCGGAAGCATCAGGATGCTGAAATTCAGTACACCTATAAAAAATATTCTCTAAAGCACAGACAAAATCTCTGACTACATACTTGTATAAAGGATTTAGCATTGCAATTAAAATTTAAGTTACTGAGAGACTGACCACCTAGATCCTACATCCTACAGTTATAGGAGTCATCCACATTCAAACTGGTGACGGAAATTGTAAACAAGTATTGTGATTACTGAAGACATTGATAACTATAATTCTCAACTATAATGGTAAAGGAGTGTGTTGTTTATAGTTTTATAGTTCTTTATGAATGAAAAAGTAGTAGGTTTTAGAATACATATCTATAGTCCCCTTGTCTCAAAGAGAACATGTTTACATTCACTCCAAAACTCATTATTACAGTCGTTGATTAGTACTACTCTTTCATTAAGTTCATTATAACCGTGAAAAGAAAAGGCTAACAAAAGTAGAATATGCTAAATCGGACACTTTCATAATGTATTTTTATCAGAAAAATTGACAGACGATTTCCACAGAATTTCTGCTAAATTTTAGATCCAAACAGAGTCCAATAACAGACTAACCTTCAGAAGGAAGACATAATGGAACGATAACATGCTGCAATGCCAAAACTGGTGATGATAGAGGAACCAACAAAGCAACATCAAACCTGCAATAATGTGAACGCAAAAAATGACAGGTAGGACATGAAGAGAGAAGTGACATGAGGGGGTAAAAAGAATCATTAAGTAAACAAGATTGTTCAATATTGGTGCCTTCATAAATACCATAAACGACAGGGCAAAATTAAAGCCCGTAGTACAAGTGTGGCATCTGAACAAGCAACCACAACAAAGCAGACAGTTAACctgaaaagaagataaagtaaaTCTTTTTATCAACgtcaaaagtaaaaaataattcagaaaaaCAAATAGTAGTAATCTCCTCTCACCTGGAACCAGCACATTTAACAAGAAAAGCCGTGACAGCCAGGTATCTCCAGTCATCTTCATATTTACTTCCAAGGCAAGATTTTATGTCCATCTTCTCCTTTTCTGCAAAATGTGATCTTGCACCAACTTTTGTACTAGAAACATCTTCTGTTGCAccaaatattttctcaatgtcTTCTGGAAATTTATGAGAACTTGAATACTTGGCCGGCATGTCAGTAGAAAGCCACTGGAATGACATTGATGAGGACACTCCTGATGAAAGCTTATTACTATTTCCAGTTTCACGATGGTTCTGATCAACAAGTGTTTCTTCCTTGTCTAGCCCTCTATTTCTTAGTAGCCAAGAAGTCAAGACCCGCTTTGCACCAACTGAAATCAGCAAAAATGGATCCTCTCTGTTCTCTGCGTCAGCAGTTTGTCTGTTCCTCCCATCTTGAATGTCGGTCGCTTCTGATGCAACTATGTGTATCTCTGACACAGGGCATATTGATCTTACAGCTGATCCACCAACATGCTCCCCAAGCAATTTTGATGCAGACCAATTCTCAACACCTGGTGCATATCTAAGCAAGCATCACATGGTTAGCCGAGTGCCTGGCTAGCTAAATCGACCAAATCAATTGCTAAGTTTTGCAATGAGAGTTAATGATAGGGGCTGatgtatattctttttttttttggggggggggggggggggggggtggggttggTGGGTGGGCTGGTGGGGGGTACATTCCGTATTTTGCACTTAGACCCATCAATCCCAGCAATACTACCAGAATTAAACATGCTCAATGCTATTTCATAATAGCATTGATTCCTTGTCCATGGTTAAGTCATAGTCTAAAAATGAAATGAGCATCGTCATACCTAGTCAACCTGACAGTTCCATCTTCACAGCCAGTTGCAATCCAACTAGATCTAGAGAAGATATCATGCTTTCCATTAGCTCTGACTTGCAAATTTTCTGAGACAAAGCATAAGGAATGCATTTCTCTCCCATGGAATTGCACATGCAAATTCCGGGGGATTATCTTCCTCTCACTATCCAGTATCCAATTTCTCTGAATGTAGATCGTTTCatcctgaaaaaaaaatagaatatataAGAAAGAAACACCGGATATGTCCAATGGAATGATAGGAAATTGGTGCTAGGCTCATGGTTTAACATGTTAGTCTCCAGTACAGGCTATACATAAAAAATTAAGCTTACTGCAAGCTATATCATATGcaaaatcaaaaggaaatttttttgagaagagaaaaggaagaagatacGAGAAGACAATAGATAGTAGCAAACTAGTATATTAAAGCTCTATATTAAATTGTAGCAGAAGATATATCTGACTCAAGCATCCAAAGCATATATGCCTGTGTTCTTTTGGTCTCAATTAGGTGTCAAAGTAAAGAGAGCAACCAGTTGCAACACCTTCCCAAATTATTCTTTTAGAAGTGGGGCAAGACAAAAGGATGTGAGCTAAAGAAGATTCCCAACTCTTGCTTTGAAAACGCGGCAAAGTTGATCAGAAATCATACTGAAGCACCAAATCAACCCccaaaatcaatttgattatTCTTCCTTCAAGATCTGGACACAGGTCTAAACCAACACAACATATGTGGGTCCCACATAGTTCATATTCAACCTCATTAGAATCCTAACTATATAGTAGTTTGTGAAATATATGTTCATGATCCAATAGAATAAAATATCTAATAGATAGACCACTGGTCAGGATTATTTACTTGCATTGATTCTCTAAATGCAAATAGTCCCAATTGCATGGGCGTAACATGGCAATATAGAAGACCATGCCTCCACTTATGGTTTGTTTATAGAAAAATTTCTCGGAGAAGTATTCATACTGACAACCTTTACATATGCAAAGCAGTTCTGCATATCTGGTATATCACCAAGATAATAAGAATGAGGGCGCCGCCATCCACCACATGGTATTTGCACAACCTGCACGATTATGCACTCTCAGCCATCAAATAGAATAAACAAGCAAAATTGTATTACTTTGCAGTGGGACCAGAGAGTACCTTTGTCTCAGTTATTAAATTCCATATTATAAAATCTACTGATGCAAAACCAGCTGCATAGCAGCCACTTGCTAAATCGTCAATAGAGTCATTCTCAGCAGATACAGACTGAATCAAACTCAATTCTTTCACTTGTTTCATCCCTATAAATTCCAAAGTTTTCCGATCTGTGTCATATTCCACATAACAAATGCACCCATCCCCACCGGTctgaacaagaaagaaaatagcaaaagaacaaaataaataaaatcctcAAACACGcacataataatttttttttacataaaagCTTGAAGTCTGGCCATACCGAACATATTTCAGTCAGATTGGAACTTAATCTACCGAAGGAAACACTGGAAACACTAGATATCCCATGAACTCCTTTAAAATAATTTAGTGGAGACACTTTCACTTCAGATGCAACAGATGTATTCAGCAACAGGCCCTTCAACAATGGGAATAGGATCAAATTACCACGTAAGTCCCCACACACCAGaacctacaaaataaaaatgaacacCAACGTGAATCAAGACAATAGATGAGATACAATATCGATAttcagaatccacttttagCTTGAGAAGTTCATATTACTATATCTgggaaaaactaagaaaaaaaaaagtctctatTTTCTCAGTATATTTCAGAAACAgctatttacttttattttatcaatcaaGATGTATTAATTTTTCCAaataggtgtgtgtgtgtgtgtgtgtgtgtgtgtgagagagagagagagagagggagtagAAAATATGGATAACAGTATGGTAGCAAAAACTGAATAAAGCTTTGAGAAATTAGGACCAGACCAACAAAAAAGTCTGGCCACTATGTGTTAAAATGTTTTCCACTTTAAGCCCGCCAAGATCATGTCAAATCCgataagtaattctagaagtcccTCATGTGTCACTCTTGTGACCCTCTAAAAGTAAGGTggttttaaaatcatcatttgatcaaaattcaatagtgatcaatcacaagcttaatggtgattttaaaagccacctcatttttagagtgACACACGAgggacttctagcattactccaaATCTGACTAATCACTTTGACAAATATTTACTTTATCTTAGTAAAAAGTTGTGAATCCAGTTTGAATGGGATATCAACTAATTCATagtatttgagtaaaaaactcaTTATAGAACCATGGACAAAGATCCTTATCCAAACAACATTagaaaggagaagaaattaTGTGAAACAAATACCTCTTTCTCAAAAGATGCATCCAGACACAGTATCCTATTTCCAAAACATGATGCAAACTCCCCTATTAGAGACACATTGTAACTCCTTGCAGAATTGCAAGAAACTGATGGGGAAGGATCACATAAACTCCACAGCTTCAACATCCCTTTAGGATCAGCAGTAAAGATGTACCTGAAAAAGTAGACAACAGAGATTGATGATCTTTACTAAGCACAGAGCAATCTGGCCTGAGACATGTCATTTGACAGTCCAACATGGAAAGCTTGGCCAGATGAACCACTTAGATAATCGTACTACCTACTTTATGATGTTTTTTTGCCTCATTAGAGAaagatttagaaaataaaagaagaaaaaacaaaagaaacaaaaaactaaaccaCATCATTTTCTAACAAACAATCATTTCAACATTAAGCTTATTATGTGGTTCCAGATTTCATCATCGTGCACGAGGATGTGGTCTTGCACAGCTCAGGCAAAGAAAATCTAACAGATAGTCTAGACATCATTATAGAAGGAATGCATTACCTATATCCCAATGACTTGCACCAATAAGTTCCTAGGAGCTGTCTCTCGATTCCAGCTGACCAAGTAAATGTGAGGCCCACTTTAGCACTAGAAGTGTCACATAAAACTCTGACGATCGTTATGTACCCTTTACCATCTCCCACAGCAATCCAGTCCTCAACACCACCACAAACCTCAGATGGTTTTATGGATAACACATCCATACAAACAATTGGAACCTCTTTACTGACACAGACAAGTTCAGTCCATTTTACATTCCTGGTATTCAGTAATTTAGTATGGTAGAGATAACCACGGTTTGTGGCGACATAAAGAGTATCTTCAGATGTGAAACATAAACAGCGAACATATTCACTTTTGCTGCAACACATAAGAAGGGCCAACAATGCCAGTAGTTTAGACAgtgaagaaaatgataaaaacagaaaacagtATGAAAACATAAAGAAGGTGGTTAAAGACACCAAAGTATGTTGGGTGTCTGAAGTTTTGTGAACCACCACTTATTAGGTCCAACATGGAGATGTCTTAATGACCCATCCAGTTGACTGTTCATCATCATCACGATTATGACACATCCACATTTTCCTGAAGGAACATGGACATCAGAGGGCAAGAACTAGCAAATTAAGGTAACCCTCCCCGACCAATGCCCATGGGTTGTTCACATGACAAAAGTATAGTTCTGGTGCAAAACCACATTTCCAATTACTTTACACAAGGTTATCTCTAGACCAAGACATTATTATCCCTTGTCTATAGTAAaaaatcaagtattttttgaGTATTTAAGGCATCCTAACTAATACTATTCTTAGAGAGATTACACAGCAGAATTTCCATCTCTCTCAACTCTCActctttacttatcaaaagtaTTTAAGGCATCCTAAGCAAATACAGATATCAAGCAATGCTACCTGTCCATGAGTCCATTATGCTCTGATGAATTAGGGATGCAAACAGTGAATATCTCTGTTCTTTCAGTAACCTCTTTTACCTCAGCAAGTCCATCCAAGCCCCCAGACAAAGAACCACGCAGCTGATGCACTTTAATTGCAGAATCAAAGCCAGCAGTAATGACAAGTGAAGATTTTGCATCATACAAACATCGCCAAATGCCCCTTCCCCTGTACAACAACCAAAGAGAGGtactatatttttattgcaACACAAATGAATATAATGTAGATTTGTTAGATATAGATTCATATTCTCCATGACAGTTACATATTGGAGTCAAGAAGGTACGGGTACTATTTTTGCTACAGTCATGCCAACCTAGAATTGTAAGGAGATCCTACGGAATCACAACAATGGTGTTGGGTGTCACTCAAAATTCACTTTACAACTCCATGTTTGACCCACATGATGCAATCTTTATTGTTCTCACCCATTGGAAAAGAATGGAGGCAACAATGTTTTTCTGAAAATCAGACATGGATTAGTCCTTATTTCATTTTCAAGTTGAATTTAAAACTCAACTAGGAAAAAAGAACATTTTAACTGGAATAATCAATCAAGAAGTATCACATCTGGAAGTTAGAAAATGAAGGTCCGCTGTAAGGTTTGAATCAAGGTTGTCATCAGCAAGTTCAGAGGATCCTAGAACAAATCATTTAACTTTTATGTCAAGCACTTGGATCATCAATTATCAATATTAACAAATAGTTACAGTTTTAAGTCATAGAacatcaaactttttttttattggcaaGATACACACGCACCCAGTGGGACTTGAACCCACGACTTAaccctccaccttgctacaaagggaggaagtaccatgtgagctaaagctcattggtTAAACATCAATACTAAGAAACTAATTCTTCTCAatgcaaaagaagaagaagaagaagaagaagaagaaaaaagaaagaaacacatAAGCGACTTACGCGTGCTCCTTAATCATCTGAACCTGCTTACCATCCAATCCCCACATTCGACATGTACAATCCTCGCCCACAGTGACTATCAACTGAGAGAACTCAGGGAAGGTGGAATCAAATTCCAGCAGTTCATATGTTATTGAAAAAACAAGAATACAATAAAATTCATACATAAGTCAGAAATTGCATTTTAGCATTtctgaaaatgaagaaaaatgagTGTGGAATATTcatcaagaacaagaaaaatgaGTGTGGATCAATGATGGATCAATACCCCCTGCACCCAGTTATAGTACAGAGATAAAGTTGATCCCTGCCCAGAATAACAAAGATAAGACATTGCAAAAATCAGCAAAATATGACTGCTTATGGTTCACAGATAGGCTATATTTCTGAACAGccaaagcaattttttttttttttaaaaaaaaaactataattttttcctGGAAAATGAGTGATCCTGGTTCTTGTTGGTTTTAATATGACATTGCCCagtataacattttttttataaaaaaaataaaaaatactatgaaATAACAATAAAGAAAGGATGAAGCTGTTCTCATATACAGATATGCTATATTGCTTTGAACTTTAACTGAAC
Above is a genomic segment from Alnus glutinosa chromosome 12, dhAlnGlut1.1, whole genome shotgun sequence containing:
- the LOC133851743 gene encoding uncharacterized protein LOC133851743 isoform X3, with the translated sequence MFGICQILVCSFKFGLQRGAFFIPCGYGVTMLRLSILHLILVWKVVPQYDAPSLTNPVEDRIDQSSPFSNHVWFGCQQFEAVHICKLAGHEGSIFRIAWSSDGSKLVSVSDDRSARVWTVHTGRNGSDKDGNSIGPDLVGLVLFGHNARVWDCCISNSLIVTVGEDCTCRMWGLDGKQVQMIKEHAGRGIWRCLYDAKSSLVITAGFDSAIKVHQLRGSLSGGLDGLAEVKEVTERTEIFTVCIPNSSEHNGLMDSKSEYVRCLCFTSEDTLYVATNRGYLYHTKLLNTRNVKWTELVCVSKEVPIVCMDVLSIKPSEVCGGVEDWIAVGDGKGYITIVRVLCDTSSAKVGLTFTWSAGIERQLLGTYWCKSLGYRYIFTADPKGMLKLWSLCDPSPSVSCNSARSYNVSLIGEFASCFGNRILCLDASFEKEVLVCGDLRGNLILFPLLKGLLLNTSVASEVKVSPLNYFKGVHGISSVSSVSFGRLSSNLTEICSTGGDGCICYVEYDTDRKTLEFIGMKQVKELSLIQSVSAENDSIDDLASGCYAAGFASVDFIIWNLITETKVVQIPCGGWRRPHSYYLGDIPDMQNCFAYVKVDETIYIQRNWILDSERKIIPRNLHVQFHGREMHSLCFVSENLQVRANGKHDIFSRSSWIATGCEDGTVRLTRYAPGVENWSASKLLGEHVGGSAVRSICPVSEIHIVASEATDIQDGRNRQTADAENREDPFLLISVGAKRVLTSWLLRNRGLDKEETLVDQNHRETGNSNKLSSGVSSSMSFQWLSTDMPAKYSSSHKFPEDIEKIFGATEDVSSTKVGARSHFAEKEKMDIKSCLGSKYEDDWRYLAVTAFLVKCAGSRLTVCFVVVACSDATLVLRALILPCRLWFDVALLVPLSSPVLALQHVIVPLCLPSEENIQKGSAYIVFSGATDGSIAFWDLSGAVEAFMRRLSTLKVENFIDCQRRPRTGRGSQGGRWWRSLSSSLSKRRPGSGSVTAKAGDGTNHNMLNHVTNGAELLINDSESSPTACSNAIRTASVKSEVNIDEYSPDICEIRPLHVLNNVHQSGVNCLHVSDIRDCQSPPSGFLFNIISGGDDQALNYLRFEISPIAKVVGNDFMTPSIRSSFSGLERIRNLVTHGENKNENFSIEFLYHEKIASAHSSAIKGVWTDGSWVFSTGLDQCVRCWLLGKHGKLTEHAYLVISVPEPEALDARVCGRNHYQIAVAGRGMQILEFTGICEMDGGE